In a genomic window of Polyangiaceae bacterium:
- a CDS encoding OmpA family protein — MLPIRQLVQTAICAAFVAGCGAPLSKGPSPSLRLRHIVLYQNGLGYFERTGSLTSDRLALRFREREVDDVLKSVVVVEQGLGPNDTPSTVSAMLPRSGRAEGLEEPTELELVFSPRPSRPVSIAYAVPTAAWKATYRIILPAKDQKERRALLQAWALIDNVGDEDWEDVRVTLATGAPLSYASDLRSPTMMQRPELKGIYGPQTGATGPVYAEHVAQKDTDADGILDQYDACPNEGGAANFDPRQTGCPRLVRVTESSIQIIQHVEFDKGSDVVQAASRPIVDQVAQVLLDHPEIAVLELQGHTSSDEPLAADLGMRRARAVQTLLRGRGVSSARLTVRTYGADMPIAANTTDEGRRKNRRVSFVIAERVSGKDKSRESAVVTPEGLARVPEATSTVDASSGTYRYEIANAVTLPKKSSALITLINRPMDGDDVLLFRPDPAAPQSAKHPFRAAEILNNSDIGLQPGSVSIFSGGTFVGEGVITRLLPGERSTIPYAVDTSTSVRVTGISLDEPVRIVALARGLLRVTDRSRFVTSYDITPGHNVPNTLVIRHPRRLGYEAFKLPEGTETTPEAYFIRLPVAAQKPLRIDIEEARPVERQWVLLTADGEKLSLYVRGSQLSPELQKKMDRIVALRKLLGTTEDALARIREKRSDSAERAAELRESIKTIEKTAGAATLRKLLLDRLADVTKQLDDMAVEIAKKGDEAALARAELDDAVRDLVIEEQVAPAPAASK; from the coding sequence ATGCTTCCCATTCGACAGCTTGTTCAAACGGCAATTTGTGCGGCGTTCGTTGCTGGTTGTGGGGCGCCTCTATCAAAGGGCCCGTCGCCTAGCCTGCGCCTGCGGCACATCGTGCTCTACCAAAATGGCCTCGGCTATTTCGAGCGCACCGGAAGCTTGACGTCCGATAGGCTTGCGCTGCGGTTTCGTGAGCGTGAAGTGGACGATGTGCTCAAAAGCGTCGTCGTCGTCGAGCAAGGGCTTGGTCCGAACGACACGCCGTCGACCGTGAGTGCAATGCTGCCGCGGTCGGGCAGGGCCGAGGGCCTCGAAGAACCGACCGAGCTCGAGCTCGTGTTTTCGCCGCGGCCGAGCCGTCCCGTTTCCATTGCGTATGCCGTTCCCACGGCGGCGTGGAAAGCGACCTATCGAATCATATTGCCTGCAAAAGATCAGAAAGAACGTCGTGCACTTCTCCAAGCGTGGGCACTCATTGATAATGTCGGTGATGAAGATTGGGAAGATGTCCGCGTCACGCTTGCGACGGGCGCGCCTCTGTCGTATGCGTCCGACCTGCGTTCTCCGACGATGATGCAGCGTCCGGAGCTGAAGGGCATTTACGGTCCGCAAACGGGAGCGACGGGTCCGGTGTATGCGGAGCACGTTGCGCAAAAGGATACCGATGCCGATGGCATTCTCGATCAATACGACGCATGTCCGAACGAAGGTGGTGCGGCGAATTTCGATCCCCGACAAACCGGTTGTCCGCGTTTGGTTCGGGTGACGGAGAGCAGCATTCAAATCATTCAGCATGTGGAGTTCGATAAGGGATCGGATGTGGTTCAGGCGGCGAGCAGGCCCATCGTCGACCAAGTTGCCCAGGTGCTTTTGGACCACCCAGAGATTGCGGTGCTCGAATTGCAAGGGCACACGTCGTCGGATGAGCCATTGGCGGCGGATTTGGGAATGCGGCGCGCGCGGGCCGTGCAGACGCTATTGAGGGGGCGTGGGGTTTCTTCGGCGAGGCTCACGGTGCGCACGTATGGTGCCGACATGCCCATTGCAGCGAATACGACGGACGAGGGACGGCGCAAGAACCGACGGGTTTCTTTCGTGATCGCCGAGCGCGTGAGCGGTAAGGACAAATCTCGCGAATCGGCTGTCGTTACGCCTGAAGGGCTTGCGCGTGTGCCCGAAGCGACGAGCACGGTGGATGCATCGAGTGGCACGTATCGATACGAAATTGCCAATGCCGTCACGCTTCCAAAGAAATCGTCGGCGCTGATTACGCTCATCAATCGCCCGATGGATGGCGACGACGTGCTTCTTTTTCGTCCCGACCCGGCAGCTCCGCAGAGTGCGAAGCACCCATTTCGAGCAGCAGAAATCCTGAACAATAGCGACATTGGGCTTCAGCCTGGATCGGTGTCGATCTTTTCCGGCGGGACGTTCGTGGGTGAAGGCGTGATTACGCGGCTTCTGCCCGGTGAACGGTCGACGATTCCTTATGCGGTGGATACTTCGACGAGCGTTCGCGTGACGGGTATTTCCTTGGACGAACCGGTGCGTATCGTGGCGCTTGCGCGTGGACTGCTCAGGGTGACCGATCGAAGTAGGTTCGTCACGTCCTACGATATCACGCCTGGCCATAACGTGCCGAATACACTCGTGATTCGGCATCCGAGGCGGTTGGGGTACGAGGCATTCAAGCTGCCGGAGGGGACCGAAACGACGCCGGAAGCGTATTTCATTCGTTTACCCGTGGCTGCGCAGAAGCCATTGCGCATCGATATTGAAGAGGCACGACCCGTCGAGCGGCAATGGGTGCTGCTGACGGCTGATGGCGAAAAGCTTTCGCTTTATGTGCGTGGGTCGCAGTTGTCTCCGGAGCTTCAAAAGAAGATGGATCGCATCGTGGCATTGCGTAAGCTTCTCGGGACGACGGAAGATGCGCTCGCGCGGATTCGTGAAAAGCGTTCCGATTCGGCGGAGCGTGCGGCAGAGCTGCGTGAAAGTATCAAAACGATCGAGAAAACGGCGGGGGCGGCGACGCTTCGCAAATTGCTCTTGGATCGGCTCGCCGATGTCACGAAGCAGCTCGACGACATGGCCGTGGAAATCGCCAAAAAGGGTGACGAAGCGGCGCTTGCGCGCGCGGAGCTCGACGATGCCGTGCGAGATCTCGTCATTGAAGAACAGGTGGCGCCAGCGCCTGCAGCGTCCAAGTAA
- a CDS encoding radical SAM protein: MKSHRPVELRVSAKGPFGKVPNIAVAGEISAWDMPLDVAVKLDDDGIARGSLTLMLPPGMYAYKLLVDGEWTIDDEALRTRSENKRRNHVLSVEGTPEPILFAPGAPWIAAMDRGGVRVVAALRFGHGDSVSVLWQEPADNGEHSTEMVRVAEEDEHCIFEARLPISSGKVRLRFELDDGRLIGDEQGGPIHWEAPPDTTPAWWHNAVVYTIFVDRFRPRVLHSKWARDPGPQKYAGGHLDGVTHALHMLAEMGVNVVYLTPIHEGANCHRYDIVDPFRVDPRLGGEPALQRLLEAAHALGMRIALDFTCSHAGTGFPPYEDVKQNGPASRYASWFLWTNDRTTLRHYGTRSDAPLFNLYDPEVRAYFIELVRRSAERGVDALRLDAAADVPFDLAREFRRVFRELRPDGVVFGEFVHLHAYRFIAEEAGDAATEFGFFDAVTPFLAYGAVDGAEVARRLRVIERERGAPAFRALRFLCTHDHPRLATLARLRGRMHVVPLGFLMLFTLPGIPVLLYGEELGLYADRPEQTIEHVWPDRMPMPWPADEAISETPLRDVITTLEALRRTTPALLEGELSFVHGEGGVLVYRREASGDVIDIALNTGPDELDVMLDDEAFPETELLFRVGRASLDGMRARLGMGAGVVVRRRVAQARHKLHIAGNAVLRDRDFVSSAQQVQSRPSRLDLAITERCNLRCAHCITHAPARTALREAREWSPWLLDRIRDDLAFAEHFAFVHGGESLVSPMLVPVLDAIRKARSGLSTMVHLLTNGVLLSAKIAEDLALRGVRSISVSLDGATAGVNDAIREGGRFHQVVENVREVVKLRNEKQLDLRLGISTVVLSQNVSELETLVDLCVELGIDWLKLEEVVPVNAFAAKSLVRLDGGFAADAVRAACARGISRGLVMVDHSIERPIWRCRLEGDPAGRMFLEADGFANRAVIHSCRAPWEIACIEANGDVRMGHFFGPMLGNVVEAPLMTLWNGPAAVDARRAAMASRLCKEGPVICSTMDGSGLSR, translated from the coding sequence ATGAAATCCCACCGCCCCGTCGAGCTGCGTGTGAGCGCCAAGGGGCCGTTCGGAAAAGTGCCGAACATTGCCGTGGCAGGGGAAATCAGCGCGTGGGACATGCCGCTCGACGTAGCCGTGAAGCTCGACGACGATGGTATCGCGCGCGGTTCGCTCACGTTGATGCTGCCTCCGGGAATGTATGCATACAAACTTCTCGTCGATGGCGAGTGGACCATTGACGACGAGGCTCTGCGAACGCGTTCCGAAAACAAGCGACGCAATCATGTGCTGTCGGTGGAAGGCACGCCCGAGCCCATTCTGTTTGCACCCGGAGCGCCTTGGATTGCCGCAATGGACCGTGGAGGCGTGCGCGTCGTGGCTGCATTGCGATTTGGGCACGGGGATTCGGTTTCGGTATTGTGGCAGGAACCAGCGGACAATGGTGAGCATTCGACGGAAATGGTGCGCGTTGCCGAAGAGGACGAACATTGCATTTTCGAGGCGCGCTTGCCGATTTCGTCGGGAAAAGTGCGATTGCGATTCGAGCTGGATGATGGGCGCCTGATTGGCGATGAACAAGGCGGGCCCATTCATTGGGAAGCTCCGCCCGATACGACGCCAGCGTGGTGGCACAATGCCGTCGTGTATACCATTTTCGTCGATCGTTTTCGGCCGCGCGTATTGCATTCGAAATGGGCGCGCGATCCAGGGCCGCAAAAATATGCCGGCGGGCACCTCGATGGAGTGACCCACGCGCTCCACATGCTTGCTGAAATGGGCGTGAACGTCGTTTACTTGACGCCCATTCACGAGGGAGCGAATTGTCATCGTTACGATATCGTGGATCCGTTTCGAGTCGATCCGCGGCTCGGCGGAGAACCAGCTCTGCAGCGATTGCTCGAAGCAGCGCATGCATTGGGAATGCGAATCGCGCTCGATTTTACGTGTTCCCATGCAGGTACGGGGTTTCCTCCGTACGAGGATGTCAAGCAAAACGGCCCTGCGTCACGATATGCGTCGTGGTTTTTGTGGACGAACGACAGGACGACGCTTCGTCATTACGGAACACGTTCGGACGCTCCACTTTTCAATTTATACGATCCCGAAGTGCGTGCATATTTTATTGAATTGGTTCGGCGATCCGCCGAACGCGGTGTCGATGCGCTGCGTTTGGATGCGGCGGCCGACGTGCCTTTCGATCTGGCCCGCGAATTTCGCCGAGTTTTCCGCGAGCTGCGCCCCGATGGTGTGGTATTCGGCGAATTCGTCCATTTGCATGCGTATCGTTTCATCGCCGAAGAAGCCGGCGATGCTGCAACAGAATTCGGCTTTTTCGACGCCGTCACGCCTTTTCTTGCATATGGCGCCGTGGACGGCGCCGAGGTCGCTCGGCGATTGCGCGTGATCGAACGGGAACGAGGTGCCCCCGCATTTCGTGCGCTTCGTTTTTTGTGCACGCACGACCATCCGCGTCTGGCAACGCTCGCGCGATTACGCGGCCGAATGCACGTCGTGCCGCTCGGTTTTTTGATGCTTTTTACATTGCCGGGCATCCCCGTGCTGCTTTACGGCGAAGAGCTGGGGCTTTATGCGGATCGGCCGGAACAAACCATTGAACACGTTTGGCCGGATCGCATGCCCATGCCATGGCCTGCCGATGAAGCGATATCGGAAACGCCACTGCGGGACGTCATTACGACGCTCGAGGCTCTTCGCCGAACGACCCCGGCGCTTCTCGAAGGTGAATTGTCGTTCGTTCATGGGGAAGGTGGCGTGCTCGTATATCGTCGCGAGGCTTCTGGCGACGTGATTGACATTGCGCTGAACACGGGGCCCGATGAGCTCGACGTGATGCTCGACGATGAAGCTTTTCCCGAAACGGAATTGCTTTTCCGTGTGGGCCGAGCGTCGCTCGACGGAATGCGAGCGCGTCTTGGAATGGGTGCGGGTGTCGTCGTACGTCGCCGGGTTGCGCAGGCTCGGCACAAACTGCACATTGCGGGCAATGCGGTCTTGCGTGATCGCGACTTCGTATCGAGTGCGCAGCAGGTTCAATCGCGACCGAGCCGTCTCGATTTGGCCATTACCGAGCGATGCAATTTGCGTTGCGCGCATTGCATCACGCATGCGCCCGCGCGTACCGCGTTGCGCGAGGCACGTGAATGGTCACCGTGGCTGCTCGATCGTATTCGCGACGATCTCGCATTTGCGGAACATTTTGCATTCGTGCATGGTGGTGAGAGCCTCGTGTCCCCGATGCTCGTCCCGGTGCTCGATGCCATTCGAAAGGCGCGCTCGGGGCTTTCGACGATGGTGCATTTGTTGACCAATGGCGTGCTTTTGTCGGCAAAAATCGCGGAGGATCTCGCTTTGCGCGGCGTGCGATCGATATCGGTGTCGCTCGATGGCGCGACCGCCGGTGTGAACGATGCCATTCGAGAAGGAGGGCGATTTCATCAAGTCGTGGAGAACGTGCGGGAAGTCGTCAAATTGCGCAATGAAAAGCAGCTCGATTTGCGTCTGGGCATTTCCACCGTGGTATTGTCGCAAAACGTCTCCGAGCTCGAAACGCTGGTCGATTTGTGTGTGGAATTGGGCATCGACTGGCTGAAGCTGGAAGAAGTGGTCCCGGTGAATGCATTTGCAGCCAAGTCGCTCGTGCGGTTGGACGGTGGGTTTGCCGCGGACGCGGTTCGCGCGGCGTGCGCGCGCGGCATTTCGCGAGGTCTCGTCATGGTGGATCACTCGATCGAGCGCCCGATATGGCGGTGCCGGTTGGAGGGTGATCCAGCGGGACGAATGTTTCTCGAAGCGGATGGTTTTGCAAACCGCGCGGTCATTCATTCATGTCGAGCGCCCTGGGAAATCGCGTGTATCGAAGCGAATGGCGATGTTCGTATGGGGCACTTTTTTGGTCCCATGCTTGGAAACGTGGTCGAAGCGCCCTTGATGACGTTGTGGAATGGCCCGGCAGCCGTCGATGCACGTCGAGCAGCCATGGCAAGCCGATTGTGCAAGGAGGGACCGGTCATTTGCTCGACCATGGATGGCTCAGGGCTGTCGAGGTGA
- a CDS encoding DUF4215 domain-containing protein, translating to MLPVISCSDGAPTTSTGTSGTGQGGAGGMGEGGGGSGGMGQGGAAGMGQGGAAGMGQGGAGGMGQGGAAGMGQGGAGGMGQGGAGGMGQGGAGGMGQGGAGGMGQGGAGGGMAGICGNGLLEAGEACDDGNLEIGDGCNEACMIDSVCGNGKKESGEACDDGGVMPGDGCSAVCTLEMGTACGDAIDLTNPMVATRDGEVTTYDGTTSGSSLVNFSNPSCSAGTTGIATKLHHYRTSPTLSRLIAKTMPKGGPLADPVLWMFADCLNTTMETACDDDSGSGKHPRLRSPVLPPSTDVTFVLAGHGMNDVGPYQFVLTEQPLVPLVGSGACAMPHAVTKGHYLVTTGGAGAQQGTCTGAGAPEAVLSLSLTQVSDVHLTVTPESSAVDVGVYVRAFPCAGGNEMGCAEATASGQTETLSLRDLPAGDYAIIVDGFTAQDAGLCQVDIDVKPVLSAGMPCDPTRRENRCDASSSCVGLPGATTCKMHTVLFEETFDMDLGAMTVIDAFSDGNGWGYCDPVLGCTQDNTTESLSGGGFALVKDKANAPLDGEILRTPVVSTAGVGTVLLAFHHDFDHWDAATDAGRVEVSTDGVNWSLASLFNYDATGSVLVNVSPFVANASMQARFVYDDQTAGGDSFAEEWRIDDVRIVGIP from the coding sequence GTGCTACCCGTAATCTCGTGCAGTGACGGCGCGCCGACGACGAGCACGGGCACGAGCGGCACGGGTCAAGGTGGCGCTGGTGGAATGGGCGAGGGCGGCGGCGGTTCGGGTGGAATGGGGCAGGGCGGCGCTGCTGGAATGGGACAGGGCGGCGCTGCTGGAATGGGACAGGGCGGCGCTGGTGGAATGGGACAGGGCGGCGCTGCTGGAATGGGACAAGGCGGCGCTGGTGGAATGGGACAAGGCGGCGCTGGTGGAATGGGACAAGGCGGCGCTGGTGGAATGGGACAGGGCGGCGCTGGTGGAATGGGGCAGGGCGGGGCGGGCGGCGGCATGGCCGGCATTTGTGGCAATGGGTTGCTCGAAGCGGGCGAAGCGTGCGACGACGGCAATTTGGAAATCGGCGACGGTTGCAATGAAGCCTGCATGATCGATAGCGTTTGCGGCAATGGGAAAAAGGAATCCGGCGAAGCGTGCGACGACGGCGGCGTCATGCCCGGCGATGGCTGCAGTGCAGTGTGCACGCTCGAAATGGGGACCGCGTGCGGCGATGCCATTGATCTGACGAATCCGATGGTCGCGACCAGAGACGGCGAGGTCACGACGTACGACGGGACGACGAGCGGTTCGTCGCTCGTCAATTTCAGCAATCCCAGTTGTTCGGCAGGGACCACGGGCATTGCCACGAAGCTGCATCATTACCGCACGAGTCCCACGTTATCGCGATTGATCGCGAAAACCATGCCCAAGGGTGGGCCTCTTGCCGATCCCGTGCTGTGGATGTTCGCCGATTGCCTGAATACGACGATGGAAACGGCGTGCGACGACGATTCCGGTTCCGGCAAGCATCCGCGGTTGCGATCGCCGGTGTTGCCTCCGTCCACCGACGTGACGTTTGTCCTGGCAGGCCACGGGATGAACGACGTAGGTCCGTATCAGTTTGTCCTTACGGAACAACCTCTCGTGCCGCTCGTCGGTTCGGGCGCGTGCGCAATGCCTCATGCGGTCACGAAAGGGCATTACCTCGTTACGACGGGCGGCGCGGGCGCGCAGCAAGGAACGTGTACGGGTGCGGGAGCGCCCGAGGCGGTGCTGTCGCTGTCGCTCACTCAGGTGTCCGACGTGCACTTGACCGTGACGCCCGAATCGTCTGCGGTTGACGTGGGCGTATATGTTCGAGCGTTTCCGTGCGCGGGTGGCAATGAAATGGGCTGCGCGGAAGCGACTGCGTCCGGACAAACGGAGACGCTATCGCTGCGTGATCTGCCTGCGGGGGATTATGCAATCATCGTCGATGGATTCACCGCTCAGGATGCGGGGCTTTGCCAAGTGGACATCGACGTGAAGCCGGTGCTTTCGGCTGGAATGCCGTGCGATCCGACGAGGCGCGAAAACCGCTGCGATGCGAGCAGTTCGTGCGTGGGTTTGCCAGGAGCGACCACGTGCAAGATGCATACGGTGCTCTTCGAAGAGACATTCGATATGGATCTCGGTGCGATGACGGTCATCGACGCATTTTCGGATGGCAATGGCTGGGGTTATTGCGATCCGGTTCTCGGATGCACGCAGGACAACACGACCGAGAGTTTGTCCGGGGGTGGGTTTGCTCTGGTCAAGGACAAAGCAAATGCGCCGCTCGACGGGGAGATTTTGCGGACGCCCGTGGTGAGTACGGCCGGGGTTGGCACGGTACTGCTCGCTTTCCATCATGACTTCGACCATTGGGATGCTGCGACGGACGCGGGTCGCGTCGAGGTATCCACGGACGGTGTCAACTGGTCGCTCGCGTCGTTGTTCAACTACGATGCAACGGGTTCCGTTTTGGTGAACGTGTCGCCCTTTGTGGCCAATGCTTCGATGCAAGCGCGATTCGTTTACGATGACCAAACGGCGGGAGGCGATTCGTTTGCCGAAGAATGGCGCATCGACGACGTGCGGATTGTAGGAATTCCATAA
- a CDS encoding ankyrin repeat domain-containing protein — MTNLARLVCSAIVLLAACTARESSVRTNPDHPSTFASAAASSPLPAASASSAAPVVLAEPPSDEPLIREYQDLARKPATKSELEAFVAAHPKLLSASARPYGPSVMWVLEFEYEEAAIVLYDAGATTPSNALALAARGGLDAFVGAMLAKGADLNGADDWGYTPLHMAAKYGHASTMRKLIAAKANPNARASNDGFTPLHLAVIDRHEEAIAVLIAAKADLEVRDDHGRTPLHWGPFAYTPQPKHIYRRMGEPHDTVFVDPGPAKGIRLLLDAGAKIDAVDDEGDTPLHEAARLGSVRAAELLVARGAKANVKNKAGETPVSIAKESEHRRGVLDLLTRQR, encoded by the coding sequence ATGACGAACCTTGCACGTCTCGTCTGTTCGGCAATCGTTCTGCTCGCCGCATGCACTGCGCGCGAGTCTTCCGTTCGGACAAACCCCGATCACCCCTCCACATTTGCAAGCGCTGCAGCATCCTCACCGCTTCCAGCGGCATCCGCGAGCAGCGCGGCGCCGGTGGTTTTGGCAGAGCCTCCTTCGGATGAACCGCTGATACGCGAATATCAAGATTTGGCGCGCAAACCCGCGACGAAGTCGGAGCTCGAAGCGTTTGTTGCGGCGCATCCGAAGCTGCTTTCGGCGAGCGCGCGTCCTTATGGTCCGAGCGTCATGTGGGTGCTCGAATTCGAATACGAAGAAGCGGCGATCGTGCTTTACGATGCTGGTGCGACGACGCCTTCGAATGCGCTGGCCTTGGCCGCTCGCGGGGGACTCGATGCATTCGTAGGCGCGATGCTGGCCAAAGGAGCAGACCTGAATGGTGCTGACGATTGGGGGTATACGCCACTGCATATGGCCGCGAAGTATGGGCATGCGAGCACCATGCGAAAATTGATCGCGGCAAAGGCAAATCCGAATGCGCGAGCGAGCAATGATGGGTTTACGCCGCTTCATTTGGCCGTCATCGACCGGCACGAAGAAGCCATCGCCGTGCTCATTGCGGCAAAAGCGGACCTCGAGGTGCGTGACGATCATGGGCGAACGCCGCTACATTGGGGGCCCTTTGCGTATACACCTCAACCCAAGCACATTTATCGACGCATGGGCGAACCTCACGACACCGTATTCGTCGATCCGGGGCCGGCCAAGGGCATTCGGTTGCTGCTCGATGCGGGCGCGAAAATCGATGCGGTGGACGACGAAGGTGACACGCCGCTTCACGAAGCTGCGCGGCTTGGGTCGGTGCGCGCCGCCGAGCTGCTCGTGGCACGCGGTGCGAAGGCGAACGTGAAGAACAAAGCGGGCGAGACGCCGGTTTCGATCGCTAAAGAGAGCGAACATCGCCGGGGTGTCCTGGACCTCCTCACGCGGCAGCGCTGA
- a CDS encoding hydroxyacid dehydrogenase gives MRVLIADAFPERYLDDLRSLGIEVAYDPGATTESLPDKAKDVHILVVRSTKVDRKTISAAKDLGLILRAGAGYDTIDVAAASERGIYVANCPGKNAVAVAELAFGLMLAIDRRIPDGTADLRRGAWNKKEYSKADGLKGRTLGVVGLGSIGLSVVSRAQAFEMNVIAYSRSLTEARAEELGVGFCKTLVELAEKSDIVSVHLAQTKETKGLFNAEFFAHMKPRAMFINTSRGGLHDEAALIAAMKERGIRAGLDVFANEPAGGTAQGLKDEIYSLPGLVGTHHIGASTEQAQDAIAAEAIRICREYVATGRPPNVVNIEAHAPAMCELVVRHYDKVGVLAQVLGIIRKYGINVADMTNTIFQGSKAAVAAIRIADQPSAELLAEIAALEDMVIQVEAKKLQAT, from the coding sequence ATGCGCGTCCTCATTGCCGATGCTTTTCCGGAACGTTACCTGGATGACCTTCGATCCCTTGGCATCGAGGTCGCCTATGATCCCGGTGCGACCACCGAATCGTTGCCTGACAAGGCGAAGGATGTACACATTCTCGTCGTTCGCAGCACCAAGGTGGATCGAAAGACGATTTCGGCTGCCAAAGACCTCGGCCTGATACTCCGAGCGGGGGCAGGATACGACACCATCGACGTTGCTGCGGCCAGCGAGCGCGGCATCTACGTGGCGAATTGTCCCGGGAAAAATGCGGTGGCCGTGGCCGAGCTAGCGTTTGGGCTGATGCTTGCAATCGACCGACGGATACCCGATGGAACTGCGGATTTGCGCCGAGGTGCGTGGAACAAAAAAGAATACTCCAAGGCCGATGGTTTGAAGGGTCGAACGCTTGGTGTCGTGGGTCTCGGATCGATTGGTCTTTCCGTGGTTTCGCGGGCCCAAGCTTTCGAGATGAACGTCATTGCGTATTCGCGATCGCTCACCGAAGCTCGCGCGGAAGAGCTTGGCGTCGGCTTTTGCAAGACGCTCGTCGAGCTTGCGGAGAAGTCCGATATCGTGTCCGTCCATTTGGCGCAAACGAAGGAAACGAAGGGGCTCTTCAATGCGGAGTTTTTCGCGCACATGAAGCCTCGAGCGATGTTCATCAATACGAGCCGCGGGGGGCTTCACGACGAAGCGGCTTTGATTGCGGCGATGAAGGAGAGGGGCATTCGAGCGGGTCTCGATGTTTTTGCCAACGAACCCGCGGGCGGTACGGCGCAGGGTTTGAAGGACGAAATCTATTCGCTGCCGGGGCTCGTCGGGACGCACCATATTGGAGCGAGCACGGAGCAGGCGCAAGATGCGATTGCTGCCGAAGCCATTCGCATTTGTCGCGAATACGTGGCGACGGGTCGTCCTCCGAACGTGGTCAACATCGAAGCGCACGCGCCTGCCATGTGCGAGCTTGTCGTGCGTCATTACGACAAGGTTGGAGTGCTTGCGCAAGTGCTCGGTATCATTCGCAAATACGGCATCAACGTGGCCGACATGACGAATACGATTTTCCAAGGTTCCAAGGCGGCCGTGGCGGCGATTCGTATTGCTGACCAGCCTTCGGCCGAGCTTTTGGCGGAGATCGCGGCGCTCGAGGATATGGTGATTCAGGTCGAGGCGAAGAAATTGCAGGCTACATGA